The Leptospira paudalimensis region ATGGCCCCAAGTTCGAAGTCCAAATGTATAACCAATTTCTGCGATTTTATCTGTTTTTACGATACCCAAAATTTCAAATAGGATTTTGTATCCTCTTGGGTGTAATTTATCTTTAGTGTCTAAGTAGACTGTTTTGCGAATTCCAAAAAATCCACTCATAGGATCTGATATTTTTACAGGAAATAACCATTCGGAAATTTTTGTAGCAAAAAGACTTGCTAACTTCCGTAAGATGGGAAAATTTCCATATCCACCATCCTTACTCCTTCTTGTCGCAACAACGATATCATTGTCTCTTAAAAGTCGAATTACATCTGGAATTTTGGAGTAATCATGTTGGAAATCCGCATCAACAACAACAAATTTGTCACCTTCCGCTTGGTTGTAACCAAAGGTAACTGCTGAACTTAAACCTTTTTCTGTGAGCCTAACAAATGGTTTCACTCGTGAATCATATTTTGCTAAAACTTTGGAAACTTCAAAGGTTCCATCAGGTGAATTATCATCAACTATAATGATTTCAAATGGAAGGCCTTCTTTTTCTAGGACTTTCGTTATGGTTTCAACACAGTTTTTGATATTACCTGCTTCGTTGTAAGTTGGGAGTATTATACTTGTTTTATCTTTCATGACTGGTCATTCAACTTTATACTCTTAAAAAAGCCCCTTTGTTAAGTTTTTTATACATACTTCTCCTGCATGACAGGAAGTTAGGATTGAATTGGAACATCCATTAAACAATTGGTATTGTTTTGAACAGAGAATTTCACAGGCAAATTGAACTAATTTTGGATCTTGTTGTTTTTTTTGATCTTCACTCAAACAGTTGTTAATCTTTTCACACATGTATTTGCATTGAGGAGCTTCCATTTTTGAAACTTTTTGTCCGAACTTGGGAAGGTTATCTTTGGAAAAATCCCAAATTGAAACAAAAAATAAGAGTAGTAGAAGGATTCCGTACTTTTTCATTCCAAATTTCCTTTTTTCCATAAACTAATTTCCGTTTGGAATTTATATTTTTCCATTTTAAAAAGAGAAGATACAAATGATTTTACATTCATTTGTAGGTGTTGTTTCCATTGGAACCAAGAGTTAACTCGATGAAATTCATTCGGAACATTAGTATCAATGAAACTGATCAGATAGTTTGATTCGGAACAATTTTCCTCTATTGTAAGTGGCAATGCAAATTTGACCTTTGTATTGATGAGTTTGTTTTGAACATCCATGGCAGTCCATGGATTCTCGGCCACAACACAAACAGAATTTTCACCAACTTCTTTTGCCACCTCACGTAGATCTGGATCGGAAAGTGGTTTTAATAGGAAAAAGATAAGAATTGGGATCACTAAGATTTGTGTGATGAGTATAGCTCTCCATTGGGTTTTAATACTTTGGAAAAAACAAAGTGAACTGACGATGATAAGAACACCTAATATTGAAAAAATAAACAAATTATGTAATCGTAAAACAATAGAAAGTAATAATAAGATAAAATATATAATGAGTATACTGTATCGATTTAACTTAGCCAGAAGAAGTGTTTGCCATGATATTTTTTGCATCGCCGGTAGAAGGAATAAAAAGCTAATAAATGGAGTTACATAGTATGGATCTTTTCTGTTTGGAAGTAGATGTAAACAAGTAACCATTACGAAAAAAACAAGTAGTGTTGATACATAAATTTGGTGTTTGATTTGTTTAGGGGAACGGATTAAATTCCAAACTAACATAACCAGCGGAATGGTAAATGGTATTGTGTAAATAAGCCATCCCAGCCAAATTCGTAATCCTGATTGGTTTGAGGAATAAAACTTTCCAATGTTTTCAGTGATAAAGAAAAAGCGGAGTAAATCTTTACCCGATGGAATTTGAAAATACAAAAAAGATATCCAGATTAGTGGTAAAATAAAGGTCAAAACAAAAGAGAAAAGAACGAATTTTTCTCTGTATATCCAGTTCCACTGAAAAGTGATTTTCCCACTTCGAATACGAATCAGTTTTACATAAAAATAACTGAGAAGTATAAAAAGGACGTAAACATGTATAATCGGTCCTTTTAGTAAATAACCAATCCCAGTAACCAAACTACCAATGATTAAATAAGAAGTTTGTTTTGTTTGTTTGTAAAAATAAAATGAATAAAAATAAAAAAGTAAAAAGAATACCATTGGTCCTTCCATCATGAGAAGTCCAAAAAATTTAAGTGATAAAAATGAGAAACCAAAGAGTAGAGTGGTGAGTAAAGTTTCTGATCTGGATTTACTGATGGTAAATACCAAACGATACAGTAACACCATAGTACCAATTCCAAAAGCGAAAGCAACCAATCGTTCAGAAAGATAATCCACTCCAAAGAACGAATCTGAGGCCATTCCCATCCAAAAAAGCAGTGGTGGTTTGTAAGGATTCGGTAAACCAGAAAGAGAAGGTAAAAGGTAACTTCCTAGCTCTAAGCTCTCTCGAATGGATCTAATGTGCATGATTTCATCCCCTTGAGGGAAGGGGGCATCCGGGACACCCAGTAAGGATCCAAAAATTACGAGAAGTACTCCAAAAAGAAGATAAACCATATTAGTCTTAAATACCATAAACAAAGATACTGACTAGTCAGTCAATATGATTAACATGAAGAATTCGCAAAAATCTTGCGAAAATAGAAGGAAAGGATTGGTTCGATAGTTCATTGGATTTGAAACTGGGGTATTTTTGTTTCGATTCCATTTGAAACTTCAAAGAAAAAATAGAAAAAAATACGAGATGAAAGAAATTACACTTTCCACCCTGATCAAAAGCAGTCTAAACTAGTCGTGATGTCATCATGGGGAAACGATAATGGAATTCTTTTACAACAAGGAATTACTTTACTTGCTTCCCTTTCTGATCGATTGTATCTTCAAAAACAAAATAATTCTGAATCGAGTGTCGGTGAACATATACGCCATGTGATAGAACATTACCAAATGTTCCTAGAAGGAATTCAAATAGGTCATATTGATTATGATAAAAGGAAACGTGACCTTTCGCTTGAAGTGGACCGAATCCTTGCAATCAATCGTTTACAAGAATTATTCACTTTTTTCGAAACAAAGTATTTGCCACTTGGGCAAGTATTAATTTCACAAAACTATAATCCAGACGCTCCAACTCCGATTGTCACATCCACAATTGAGAGGGAACTATTATTTTTGGTTTCTCACACTGTTCATCACTATGCAATCATTGCATTAGTATTAAAAGATGAAGAAGGTGTCATTCCACCATATTTTGGTTACTCACCTGCAACATTGTATGCAAAATTACAAAGTAAATAGATTTAGATTTCACCAGTCGATAGGGAAATAATCCTTTAAAAACTTACCAATCCAATGTTTGCCTGAATTGACTCCGTCAAACAATGGATCAACGACTCTTGCTGCCCCATCCACAATATCTAGCGGAGGTTGGAAATCATGAAGGTCTTGTTTTCGTTTTGCAAGTTCAATGGGATCTTCATCGGTCACCCAACCAGTATCAACAGCATTCATAAAAATGCCATCTTTTGCAAAGTCTTCTGCTGAGGTATGAGTCATCATATTCAACGCAGCTTTCGCCATGTTTGTATGTGGATGACGGTCTTCTTTTTTAAATCGATGGAATTTTCCTTCCATTGCTGAGACATTGATGATGTGTTTTTTGCCAGTATTATCCTTGCGCATAATACCCACCAGTCGATTGCAAAGAACAAAAGGCGCCACCGCATTTACAAGTTGTACTTCTAACATTTCAGAAGTATTAATTTCTCCAAGTTTCAATCGCCAACTATTTGTTTTTCTGAGGTCTACCTGTTGTAAATCAGCATCTAATTTGCCTTCAGGGAATACGGATTCCAATTCATGTGAATTGTCATGTGAATATGGGATTTGCGAAAGTGCAGCAGAAGAACGGATCCCAACACCTGGAGTTTTATGATTCCAGCTAACGGCTAACGCAGTTGCAGTGTCTTTCATTTCAGAGTCGGAGCGGTAAGAATCCAATTCATTTTTACAGTGTTGGTAAAAACTTAATAGTTTTTGTGCCTCGGATGGTAAGTCGGTAATTGAAATTTTTTCTGTTTCTAGTAAATGGGAATAAAAGCCTGGTGGTCTTCTTACTGTTTGTGCTGCATTATTGATCAGGATATCCAATCTTTCTAGGTGGTTTTCTAAGAATTTACAAAAAATTTCCACACTTGGTGTATGTCGTAAATCTAAACCAAAGATTTGTAATCGGTCTTTCCATAAGTGAAAATCAGATTCCTTTGAAAAACGAATCGCTGAATCATTTGGAAATCTAGTTGTCGCGATGACTCGAGCACCTGATCGTAATAATAACAAAGTGGCTTGGTATCCAATTTTTAATCGCGAACCAGTAATGACGGCAACAGTTCCTCTTAAATCGGCAGTTTGGTATCGTTTGGAGTAATTGAGTTCCGCACAACTTGGACACATTGAGTCGTAAAAAAAATGTAATTTTGTAAAGGGAGTTTTGCAGATATAACAAGGTTTAGGTTGGGATAATTCGGTGGCATTATCCCATGACCATCCAGCTGAATTGGAAATTTGTAGTGGTGCCTTAAAGACTGCGGACTCCCTTGCTCTCCTAATGCCTGTCAATGCAGTCTTTTGTTTTTCTTGGGTTTTTAAACTTTCTTTTTTTTCAATACGAACAGTTCGATTTCGTTTTCGAACTTCATTTCGATCCGGTCTTGAAATTTTCCCACATAGGATCATTAACTCAAGACGTTTTTCTGCTGGTATGGTAACAAGATTTTTTGGTGAATCTAAAAGTGTTTTTAGTTCACGAATTAAAGAATCTATGTCCATAAAACCAGAATTTTAGGAACTTTGGGGTAAGCAACTCTCTTTGGAATTAGATTTTTTGAATTCTAATCTTTCGATTGCCAGTAAACCGAATTGTACCATCCATAATGCATGAATTTTCCATTTCAGAATGAAGGTTTTTTACCTGCTCTCTCATATTTTGGACAAGTGAAATCACTTCAAGCGTACTATTACATTGTAATTGAGTGAATAATTTTTCTTTATCGTAGTAGAGTGCCTGTAACTGTTGTTCCAAGAGATTCAAAAGAGAATCTTCATGAATATTTTGACGATTATCAGTGGAAGTTTCCTCTATCATCAATTCACGAATTGGTTTGGTTAAGAATTCTTGGATTTCGTTTAGGTCTTCATCATGGATGAGTGGTTCTAATGCGATAAGAATGTAAGTTGTTAGAGATGCTTTAATGATTAGATTTGGATCAGCTTCTCCAGTATTAAAATTTTGGTATTGGATTTGAGTGTTGAGTTGTTTCCAATAACATTTGAGTTCCACATATTTAGAGAAAATTAGAACACTCAATTCTTCTTTAATTTCAACATCATTCAATATATCCAAAAATTGATGGATCAGAGAATCAAACCAAAGATGAATTTTGTTTTTATGTTCTTCGGTTTGTTCAAATCCAATCATCCATTCATTTATGTTTTCGGAGACTGATGTTTTAAAGTTTTGATTCGAAAGTTTTTCTTTAATAAATTGTAATTCCATACATGTCTCTATTGGTTTGAATTTTTATGGAATCGATGATTCGGTATGTAAGCTGACGAAATTGATTCAATCTGAATTCGATTTGTGTCTACTTTTCTGTAATTTTCTTTAAACGAGTAAAGGTAAGTTAATTCCCTGTGTAGGTTTTGGAATTCATGGATGATTGTGTCTATGTCAGAAGAACCTAATTCTAATTCCAGTTCTTCTTTTTCCTTGTACAATGCGACAATCTGAGATTCTAGATGTTCTTCTAATGTTGGATCCATTATAGATTAGACGAATTACTTTTTCAAAACAGAAATAATATTGAATTCGACAAGTATACTCCAGGAACGTTTACTTTGGCCAATTCGCACTGGTTTTATAATTCGAACTAAGTGATTTGCGTCCATTTGTGTGTAGGACTCTCCTCTTTGGATGGCAAGTAATGCTTCGGTATTGAGTCCCTCCACTTTGGAACCCAATTGATCAATTTCGGGATGTGAAGCAAAATTACCCTCATACGTCACAAGAGAGGTGGTTCCCATTCCAAATATCTTTTTGGGAGATAATTCTTTTTGGAGTTGTTCCAATGAAAAATCTGCTCCTAAAATCCCTGCAAATTTCGAATGTAAAAACAAATTGGTCATCAAACTAGTCATCTTGACAGTTTTGCCTTCGATAGGATAGTCATAAGGTTCCATCATCACGTCTTCACCTAAATCACGTGGTAAGACATACCATTCATTTTCACCTGGAACATCATAACCTTGTAATGGCTCAATTGAAATTCGGCCAGCGTGTCGATGGCAATAGGGAACAAACCTACCTTTGGCATCGTGGCCTTCTTTGTTTTGGTATTCAGAATCCTTTTCGTCAATGACATTGGGCTCACAACAGATTGCATAAGCTAACTGTTGTTCATTTTGAATTAAATATTCTTGTAGGATGAGTAGTAGGTGTTCTCGTTTCATACCTATATTTGCATGCACCAAACTTTGGATTAAAAATTTTAAGCCATACAATGAGGTAGCCATGATATAGAATTTTGATTCTAATTCTTTTGCAATATTGTTTGTCCAAAGATCTGCATATTCGATGATGGATTGTTTTTCCATTTCTTGGACATCAGCATTGGCCTCTGAGTTTTCTAAATTGATTCTAGATAAAATTTCAGAGATTTTTTTAGTTGCTTCCGAAGTTTGAAAAGACAATTTTGTGACTTCGTTTGCAACTATTTCAAAACCACGTCCGTGTTCACCGGCTCTAGCTGCTTCAATCGAAGCATTTAATGCCAGTAAGTTGGTTTGTTTTGCAACTTGTTGGATGGAGGATGCAACGGAACCTATTTCTTTTGATCTTTCACCAAATGAATCAATCAGTTCTTTGAGTTTTTTCATACCCAAATTTGAATATTTGTCATCCATCCTTAAGCCATCCTGAAATCAGATTCTGTTCTTTAATGAATATCGGAGTTACCTGTAATCTTATTGATATCCAGCCTGTTGCAATCGAAATAGTTTCTCATATTTTCCTTTTTTCGATAGTAAGGTTTCGTGATCTCCCCATTCCGTTTTTTTACCTTGTTCTAAAACTAGAATTTTATCCGCCATTCTTACCGTTGAAAATCGATGAGAAATCAAAATGACTGTTTTCCCCATTGTATGTTCTCTAAAGTGTTCGAATACTTTCATTTCCGCTTCCGCATCAATAGCAGAAGTTGGTTCATCCAATATTAAAATGTCAGCTTTTGATCTCATAAATGCTCTCGACAAAGCAATCTTTTGCCATTGCCCGCCAGAAA contains the following coding sequences:
- a CDS encoding methyl-accepting chemotaxis protein, which encodes MDDKYSNLGMKKLKELIDSFGERSKEIGSVASSIQQVAKQTNLLALNASIEAARAGEHGRGFEIVANEVTKLSFQTSEATKKISEILSRINLENSEANADVQEMEKQSIIEYADLWTNNIAKELESKFYIMATSLYGLKFLIQSLVHANIGMKREHLLLILQEYLIQNEQQLAYAICCEPNVIDEKDSEYQNKEGHDAKGRFVPYCHRHAGRISIEPLQGYDVPGENEWYVLPRDLGEDVMMEPYDYPIEGKTVKMTSLMTNLFLHSKFAGILGADFSLEQLQKELSPKKIFGMGTTSLVTYEGNFASHPEIDQLGSKVEGLNTEALLAIQRGESYTQMDANHLVRIIKPVRIGQSKRSWSILVEFNIISVLKK
- a CDS encoding polyprenol monophosphomannose synthase, with translation MKDKTSIILPTYNEAGNIKNCVETITKVLEKEGLPFEIIIVDDNSPDGTFEVSKVLAKYDSRVKPFVRLTEKGLSSAVTFGYNQAEGDKFVVVDADFQHDYSKIPDVIRLLRDNDIVVATRRSKDGGYGNFPILRKLASLFATKISEWLFPVKISDPMSGFFGIRKTVYLDTKDKLHPRGYKILFEILGIVKTDKIAEIGYTFGLRTWGHSKLDSGVIFYFLWDLISIKWYQWRQSHHLFLGSKGRNSHIHP
- a CDS encoding DinB family protein gives rise to the protein MSSWGNDNGILLQQGITLLASLSDRLYLQKQNNSESSVGEHIRHVIEHYQMFLEGIQIGHIDYDKRKRDLSLEVDRILAINRLQELFTFFETKYLPLGQVLISQNYNPDAPTPIVTSTIERELLFLVSHTVHHYAIIALVLKDEEGVIPPYFGYSPATLYAKLQSK
- a CDS encoding SDR family oxidoreductase; its protein translation is MDIDSLIRELKTLLDSPKNLVTIPAEKRLELMILCGKISRPDRNEVRKRNRTVRIEKKESLKTQEKQKTALTGIRRARESAVFKAPLQISNSAGWSWDNATELSQPKPCYICKTPFTKLHFFYDSMCPSCAELNYSKRYQTADLRGTVAVITGSRLKIGYQATLLLLRSGARVIATTRFPNDSAIRFSKESDFHLWKDRLQIFGLDLRHTPSVEIFCKFLENHLERLDILINNAAQTVRRPPGFYSHLLETEKISITDLPSEAQKLLSFYQHCKNELDSYRSDSEMKDTATALAVSWNHKTPGVGIRSSAALSQIPYSHDNSHELESVFPEGKLDADLQQVDLRKTNSWRLKLGEINTSEMLEVQLVNAVAPFVLCNRLVGIMRKDNTGKKHIINVSAMEGKFHRFKKEDRHPHTNMAKAALNMMTHTSAEDFAKDGIFMNAVDTGWVTDEDPIELAKRKQDLHDFQPPLDIVDGAARVVDPLFDGVNSGKHWIGKFLKDYFPIDW
- a CDS encoding ArnT family glycosyltransferase; this translates as MHIRSIRESLELGSYLLPSLSGLPNPYKPPLLFWMGMASDSFFGVDYLSERLVAFAFGIGTMVLLYRLVFTISKSRSETLLTTLLFGFSFLSLKFFGLLMMEGPMVFFLLFYFYSFYFYKQTKQTSYLIIGSLVTGIGYLLKGPIIHVYVLFILLSYFYVKLIRIRSGKITFQWNWIYREKFVLFSFVLTFILPLIWISFLYFQIPSGKDLLRFFFITENIGKFYSSNQSGLRIWLGWLIYTIPFTIPLVMLVWNLIRSPKQIKHQIYVSTLLVFFVMVTCLHLLPNRKDPYYVTPFISFLFLLPAMQKISWQTLLLAKLNRYSILIIYFILLLLSIVLRLHNLFIFSILGVLIIVSSLCFFQSIKTQWRAILITQILVIPILIFFLLKPLSDPDLREVAKEVGENSVCVVAENPWTAMDVQNKLINTKVKFALPLTIEENCSESNYLISFIDTNVPNEFHRVNSWFQWKQHLQMNVKSFVSSLFKMEKYKFQTEISLWKKGNLE